From uncultured Desulfobacter sp.:
TCCTAACCACGATGACCAAAGAAATCTATATGCTGGCCAGATTGCATTATGATTTGTTGGATCCAGAAAAAATACATCGGGTATTTTTAAAGCTTCGTTGTATGAAACATGATCCGTTTCGAGATAGATGGGTATGGCTGTATGAGGCGGAGGCCAAGAGATTGAAGTTCAAGGGCGCTTATAAGGATATTCCTATTGAAAGAAGGCCGATCGTCCTTGGGTCTTTTTTCTTCCGGGACAAGGGGGAAATGGTTCTGGATCTCAATTCTTTTGATCGGGCCATCCAGGCAGTCATATTTTTTAACAAATATTTACCAAGAAAAGCCGCTAAGGTTAAAGATATTACTATTTTGAACAAGTTTCATGATGCTTCGAAAGGCTTTGTTCCTAAACACCAGGATTATTTCGATAAGGGGTTGGAGGAGGTGTTTGATCCCGATGGCCTGATCGACGACCTGAAGAGGGCTACGTCCATTATCGAGAACCCTATGGAAAAAGCCAATGCCGCATATTCCCTAATGATGGAAAAGTCCCAGAAATCCATTTTGGAAGTTGAACGTATGCCTGTTCATTTCTATGAAGATGGGATATCCAGTCTAAAGGCGCGTCTCTCCATGCGGGAAATGATTGCCATGCAGCATTGGCAAGGAAATAACGATTACTCGTTTAATAATGTGTTCGAGCAGATTTTGCCACTGATGCAGCCATTACCGAAACCCGAAAAATAGAGGGGTGAGAGAATTAGGTCAGGCCTTAATTATTGATTTATAATCAATGAATGCACAGGATAAACCGGTGACTATCCCGTTTACGGCGGCTTCGTCGCCGTGAACAAATAATTGGATCTTAAGGCCGGCAAGTATCCTTAATGCCATTCTCGGGTGCGACATTTGACTATGTTACAGCAGTGGAGACCTATTATTTCTGGCCTGATAACAACACAACGAAGTGAGTAAAACGAGACACGGCCAAATGACAGGCTTTTTGGGGAAGCATAAGAGGCTGCTACTGCATAAATTTTTTAAAATTTTTCGGATGGGCACCTCGTGGCTGATGTTATGATTAAGACCTCATCTTCTTTCGTCAAAAGCCGGTGGTCGGGTGAGCAAGTGGTGAAAGTGGATGACATTGGGCTAGGCCATGGAAACAATAAGATCTACCATAGGGCTTGTCTTTTTACCCGTCTTCTTCGTTGCATCAATGGGCACATATTTCGAATATGCTCCCATTAATGCGCCTTGAAGACGGGCAAAATTCCTTCGCCCTATTGGTGGATTTTAAAATTTCCATGGCCCTTAAAAAGCTTAAAGGTGCAAACACAAATTTGAACCAAAGGTGTATAAAATGCGTGGACAAAAATGGTACCGAACTGCGATCAGACATTTTTTATTCATAACGAGCCTTTTATTCGGTTTGATTGCCTGGTTTCCCTTGAACAGTGCCGCCGCCAACGTCAATGAGGCCCATTCGTTACAGGAGAAGGCCATTGAGCGAATTGAGCGCTATGTAGACCACTTTCGACGAACTTTTGACCGCAATTCGTTGCGTTACGAACTGATCCGGGCCCAGGACGAACTTGAGGACAGCATTCGCATTTTTGGTCTTGGCGGTATTCAGAAAGAGACGGCGTATTCACTGGTAAAGCTCGGAGATATCCGCCGTTACCTCGACAACTGGGATTCCGCCATCAGCACCTATGAGCAGGCAGCACGCCTGGCGCGTGGTGCGGGTGCCCCTGCGGTTGAATGCAAAGCTCTGCTCGGTATCTCTCGCGCCTATCTGTACGGTAAAAAGACGGCGGGACCAGCATTCGAGGTCGTCCATGACGCACTGCCGCTGGCGCAAAAGGTTGATGACCCCACCTATATATTCGATGTCTGGGATCTGTTGGCCCAGATTCAGTTGACCCAGGGTGACTATATCGGAGCTGCGGATTCGATGAACCGGGCGTTTTACGTCCAGGATGCGATTAAGGATGACAAGCTTCTTTATTACGGCTACCTGGATCGAGCCGAGGTTTATCAAAAATTTGCAGAGAAATGTGACTATCAGCGTGACTTCAATCCCTGCCTGGATGCAGTCGATAGAGCGCAAAGAGACTATCAGGCGGCCCTGGCACTGGCCAGGAAGCTGCAATGGGCCGGGCTCGCCGAGCAGACGCAGAACTTCATCCAGCGTTTGGAGATTCGCAAGCAAATGATTCAAAGCCAGCAGAGCATGCACAAGCTCATGATTGAAAGCAGGATATTCTCACCACGTAAAGCAGAAGACGTGGTCGTCAGTGAGCGTTTTACGGCAGGGAAAAATCCGCACCTGACAGGTTTGTTTGCCTGGCTTGAAAACCAGGGCGGGCTGCCTCCTTTGACGGATGCACGGGGTGCTTATATAAGAGGGCTGCTCAACGAAAGCGCGGGAAATATCGACGAGGCGGTCGAGTGGTACCTGCGCGCAACCGATCTGCTGGAAGAGGATCGGGGATTTCTTTTCGAAGAAAGCGCGCGCGGCGCTTACGTGGAAGATAAAGTCGAATTTTATAACACGGCCATATTGCATCTGCTTGATCGACAACGGATGCAGGAAGCATTCGATCTGATGGAGCGCTCGCGCTCGCGGGTCATGTCGGACTTGATTGCAACCAAGGATATCGCAATGTCTTCACCTCGTGAACGCGTGCTCTACGCCGACAGACTGCAGCTGCATGGCCGAATCGCACAAATCCAGGCATGCCTCTATGCTTTGCGAAACGGAAAGCAGGTGGAACCAACCTGCAGCAAGGTGATCGATATTAAAGCCGCCGCCGGAAAAGCCGACCGGGGGATCGCATTGGTTGAAGGAGAAGGCGCAGAACCCGCTGTAGATAATTCCGGCATAAATATTTCCGATTTGGAAAATATCCTCAAGCGGCTGCAGGATCAATACAATGCCGTCCACGATCGTATGGTAAGAGAAACACCGAGGCTGGCTCGCCTGGTGAAATCCGAACCCGTAACCCTGGGTAAGCTGCAAAAGATACTGGCTGGCGACGGCAGTGAAATGATCATGTATTTGTCCTTGGAAAGTCAGGTTATCGTATGGCACATAGGGCCTGATTCGATATATGTACGCTCCGTATTTCTGCCGCGTTCGGCATTGAAGGACAAAATCGAACGTCTCCGAAAAACCCTGCTTGATCCAAGGCATCCCTACGATACGTCGCTTGCTCACGAACTGTTTCTCTATCTCATAGCACCTGTTTTGAACAGGATAAAGTCCGATCATTTGGTCATTGTGCCGCACGAGGACTTGCATTATCTGCCGTTCCAAGCCTTGCAGATGGAATTGGCGAATGGATTTCTTGGTGAAGCATACCAGATCAGCTATGTGCCCAGCGCAACGATACTGGCATCCCTGGCGCCGTCGACGGCACTTGAACAACCCAGCCTTTTGGCTGTTGCAGACCCTTCACTCCGGTACGCACCCGCCGAGGTTCGCGCGATTGGAGAACGTTTTTTCGGCCATGTAATGGCAGAGCGTCTGCCGACGGAAACCGAGGTCAAGGCCTGGATGCCTGCTAAGGGTCTGGTGCATCTGGCCGTGCACGGGAGCTTTGCGGCTGACGAGCCGCTTTTGTCTTACCTTCATTTAAAGCCTGGAAAAAGCGATGATGGTCATTTAACGGCGGCCGAAATGTACGGATTGCCGCTTGATTCCGCCAGGCTCGTGGTGCTCAGCGCCTGTGAAACCGGTAATGTCAGAGCGACCCATGCCAGCGAGGTGATCGGCATGATGAGAGGTCTCATTTTTGCGGGTGCCGATGCCCTGCTTCTTTCCGCTTGGAAAATTGATGACAAAGCAACATCCGAGTGGATGCAGGCATTCTACGCCGCCGCAATTTCAAAGTCCCCGGCCGAAGCAGCCCGGGCAGCTGTGAGAGATCTGCGGCGAAAACCGGGTTATCAACATCCATTTTACTGGAGTCCGTTTTTGTTAATCAGCAGGTAGCAGCACTGGTTCAGTTCAATAGGCAATCTATCCATCTGAAAGTATTAAAGGCTCGTACTGAAGGAATGGCTTTCAATGCAACTTGCAGGGTTTTCGGTATCGCTAAAAACAGTCTCATTTCTTGGGGAAATTTTTTTTTGGTTTAAAGCATACGTTGCTTATCTATTCAATGTCACACTCATTCATCCAGTCAGTTATTGAAGGCGGTGAATTAGTATTAATCATTGATTCGTACATTTTTTCTTTTATGGGGTGGGGAACTCCTATATATTAGTTTATAGATAACAACCATGATTTCTGAAAAAATAAAAGAAAAATACGAACATGCCCCCCATGCCCCCGGGGTTTATCTCATGCGGGATAAAAAGGGAAATATTCTTTATGTGGGCAAGGCCAAGGATTTAAAAAAACGGTTGGCCTCATACTTTGTAAAAAAGGACCAGCCCGAGCCCAAGACCGCAGCGCTTCTGGCCCTGGTGGCCGACTTTGAGTTGGTGGTCACCCAGTCCGATCAAGAGGCTTTTATCCTGGAATCCAACCTGATCAAAGAGAATTCCCCCAAATATAATGTCATCCTTAAAGACGGCAAAAATTATCCGTTACTGCGCATTGACATGAATGAACAGTATCCGTCGATCCAGCGGGTGCGTCGCATTGAAAAGGATAAGGCCTTGTATTTCGGGCCGTATTCTTCCTCCAAGAGTGTGAACCAGGCCTTAAAGCAGATCCAGCGGATTTTTAAACTTCGAAAATGTAAAGACGCTCAGTTTAAAAACAGGTCCCGGCCCTGTCTGAATTATCAGATCAAGGCGTGCCTGGGGATTTGCTGTAATGAGGTGGACCCCAAAGAGTACCAGGCCAGGGTTAAGGATGCGGTATTATTTCTTCGGGGGCGGACCCGGGAGGTGATTAAGAAGCTGCGCCTTGAGATGGCAGAGTTCGCCAGGGACCAAGCCTTTGAAAAGGCGGCCCAGGCCCGGGATACCATCTTTGCCGTGGAGCGAATCATGGAGCGCCAGGTGGTGGTGTGTGCGGACGGACAGGACCGGGATGTGCTTGGGCTTGCCTGGGTTCGGGACCGGGCTGTGGTGACCGTAATGCAGGTAAGGTCCGGGCATCTGATAAACACGACTTATTACCCTTTGGATCTGGGATTTAAGAAACCGGATGAGGTGCTGGCCGCCTTTGTGACCCAGTATTATGAGAAAGCCGCCCAGATTCCGGGATCCGTCCTGTTCAGTCATCCGTCAGACGACATGACCCAGGCTGAAGCCCGACTTAATGAGGTGGCTGATCACCGGGTATATTTTTATTATCCGGTCCGGGGGGAAAAGAAACGGCTTGCTGACATGGCCCGGCTTAATGCAAAGGGCGAGCTTGAAAAAATTTTGGCCAGGGAAGAGGAGGCCCGGGCAGGGATTACCATGCTCCAGCACCTTCTGGGTATGGACCGGCCGCCCGAACGTATGGAGTGTTTTGACAACTCCAATCTCCAGGGAAAAGATCCTGTGGCGGCCATGGTGGTGTTCACCGGTGGTAGGCCTGATAAGAATGCCTACCGTAAATTTATTATAAAGGGCATTGAGCAGCAGGATGACTATGCGTATATGACCCATGTGCTCTCCCGCCGATTCCGGCATGACCGGGAAAATATGCCCCTGCCGGACCTGCTGGTGGTGGATGGCGGCAAAGGACAGTTGTCCATGGCTGTGAGCGTGATCAGGGAACTGGGGCTGGAGGGGCAACTTACCCTGGCAGGCCTTGCCAAAAAGGATGCGGACAAGGGCGAAAAGGCAGACAAGGTTTACCTGCCGGGACGGTCCAATCCGTTGAACACCGCCCAGTCTGCCAAGGCGCTTTTTCTTTTAGAACAGATTCGGGATGAGGCCCACAGATCTGCCATTACGTTCCAGCGCTCCCGCAGGGAAAAGCGGGGAAAACTGTCCGTCCTTGACGGTATCCCCGGCATTGGGCCGAAAAAAAAGAAGCTGCTGCTCACCACCTTCAAAGGCATTGATAATATCCGAAGCCGGTCGCCGGAAGAACTTGCCGCTCTCCCCGGCATTACGCCGGCAATGGCAAAAAATCTGCTCAAAATGTTGTCTGAATAAGCTCCATCTCAGAGTGGACATTTATGCTCAACTGTTTTATTACACATCGTTTTGTTTCGACAAAATTTCATAATTGTATTATGATCCAAATTTTTGGCGAAAACCCAATTAACAACGGACCCGTCAGATTCAAAGAACTGAGGGCCGGGAGAAGAAAATGAACGACAGGTTTGAGGACGACAACACTCAGAATACTGACCAGGGAACTAATGAGATGAGCTTTGAGCAGATGCTTGATGCCTATGATTCAAAAATCGGCCGGGAATTTAAGCCCGGGGATATGGTGGAAGGACAGATCATCGCCATTGGAGAAAACTCGATTTACCTGGATACGGGAACAAAGTCTGATGGTGTGGTGGATAAGTCCGAGCTGTTGGATGAAAATGGTGAATTTCAATATTCAGTGGGTGATATCCTTAAACTGTATGTGGTTTCCTTGAGCGAAAGCGAAGTGATTTTGTCTAAGGCGGTTTCCGGGGCCGGGATGGCTGCCATGATTGAGGATGCCTATCACGGGCGCACCCCTGTTGAAGGACGGGTGACAGGCGTTGTTAAAGGCGGTTTCTCCGTGGATGTCTTGGGCAAACGGGCGTTTTGCCCGGTGAGCCAGATTGATGTCAAATACGTGGAAGTTCCCGAGGATTATGAGGGTCAGACCCACCACTTTCTGATTACGCGATATGAGGAAAGAGGCAAAAATATTGTTGTCTCCCGCAGGGAACTTCTCAACGAACAGATCAAGGAAGAACGTGAAGCATTCATGAAAGAACTGGCCGAAGGGGATACGGTTCAGGGCAAGGTGATTAAGCTGATGTCCTACGGCGCTTTTATTGAGCTTGCGCCTGGCGTGGAAGGCATGGCTCATATTTCCGAATTGAGCTGGTCCCGGGTGGAAAAGCCTGAAGAAGTGGTTCGGGTGGATGATATCCTGCCTGTCAAGGTGCTGAAGATTGAAAAAGCCCTTTCCGACTCCCCCAAAATTTCCCTTTCCATTAAACAGACCTCGGGCAACCCCTGGGATAACATCGGTACCACGTTCAGTACCGGAGACCAGGTCAGCGGTAAAGTGGTCCGTCTAACTTCTTTCGGGGCTTTTGTGGAGATTGCCCCGGGTATTGACGGTCTGGTCCATATATCTGAAATGAGCCATGTGAAAAGGGTCCTGCGCCCTGAGGACGAGGTCCGTGTCGGTGAGACCATTCAGGTGATGATCAAGGCCATTGACATGGACAGTAAGCGGATTTCACTAAGCATGAAAGATGCAGCCGGAGATCCCTGGACCGGTGTTCTGGCCAAATATCCCGCGGGCAGTGTTGTGGACGGCACCCTTGAGAAAAAGGAAGGCTTTGGACTGTTTATCCGTTTGGAACCCGGTATTACAGGCCTGATGCCTATGTCAAATCTGCGGCAGTCCGCAAATGCAGGGAAAATTGAGTCTCTGAAACCCGGGGATGCGTTACAGGTCCTGGTTCAGGAGGTGGATGAGGATAACCGGCGTATGACCCTGGCGCCCCCGGACCAGAAATCCTCAGGCAATTGGAAGCAGTTTGCAAAAAGTGCCAAGGGTGGTTCTTCCTTTGGGTCCATGGAAAGCATTTTGCGCGCAGCCCTGGAAAAAAAGAAATAGGTTTGCGTCTTGTGCTTTAACATGTCAGCAATGTTTATCACTGATTTTGACGGCACCCTGCTCACGGACCACAGACATATCCGTGGCCGGGATCTGGATACCCTGGCCGGGTTGAGATCTGCCGGTGTAGTCACGGTCATTGCCACAGGGCGCAGCCTTTATTCCTTCAGGCGCGCCCTTAAGCACATGGAACTTGGCCCGGAAGAGTTGCCCCTGGATTATCTGATTTTTTCCACCGGTGCCGGTATCATGGCCTGGCCCGGGGATGATTTGATCCGTTCGTGTTCCATTCCTAAAGATGGGGTTTGGGAAATTGCAGCATGCTTTGATCGTCTTGGCTTTGATTATATGATCCACAAGGCCATTCCCGATACCTCATATTTTTTGTATAAATTTATATCCGGCCGCAATGCGGATTTTACCCGGCGAATAGAAATGTATTCGGGTTTTGGGACCCCCCTCGAAACGGGCAACACGATTTATGACCAGTCCACTGAAGTCCTGGCCATTGTGCCCGACAGATTTTCCCGGGAGCAGCTGAATGCACTTCGCCGTGAACTGTCCAGATTCAGCGTAATTCAAGCCACCTCTCCTTTGGACCATAAATCTTCGTGGATAGAGGTTTTTCCTTTGGGGGTAAGCAAGAGTGCGTCATCCCAATGGCTGGCCCGGCATCTTGGTGTCGGCCGGGGAATGGTGACTGCTGTGGGAAACGATTACAATGACGAAGACCTTCTGGACTGGGCAGGGCAGGGCTTTTTGATGGATAACAGTCCGGAGGTCATGAAAAACAAGTTTTTATCTTTGGGCTCTAACAATGAATGTGGGGTGAGCCTGGTCGCAAAGTCGGCAGGACTTCTAAATAAAGCTTTTCGAGTCCCTTAAAGTCCTTTATCCTTTAATCTGGATCACTTTCTGTTTTTTCAAAATTGAGGTCCGGGTAAAGTTTATCGCAGCAGTCCGGGCAGACACCGTGGGAAAATATCAAGTGATCAAAGGCTTTTTCAATCGTTTTCCACAGATTGTCCTCTCCCCTGATTTTTTTGCAGTTGGCGCAGATGGCAATGGCATGTTCGGGCATGTCCTGGGGATATTTGATGAATTGTTCGTATTGGCGCTGAAGTTCAATGCGCCGGGATATGTCCCTGGCCATGATAATAGCACCGGTGTCGGTTTGATCCTTACTCTGGTTGATGGGACTGCAGGTTAGTTCCACATGTACGGGGAGTTCGTTTGCATGCACCAGTTGAATCTCATACCGGCTGGTTTTTTTGCCTTTTTTCCGGATCTGGGTCTGTTCAAGTATCGTTAAGAAGCTGTCCCGGGTAGAGATTTGCTCAAGATTCATTGATATAAGTCTGTCTGCCGGATAGCCCATCATTTTGCAAAATGCCGGATTGACAAAGGTGATATTCTCCTGGGCATCTACGGTGAGTACGCCTTCTGCAATTTGTTCGGTAATGGTCCTGTATTGTTTTTCTTTTTTTTTCAGCTGTTCGCTGTATGCCTTGTTTTCGTGAGCCAGTCGCCGGTTTTCAAATACTTTGCTTACCACATGAATAATGATGTCCAGGTCAATTATGGGTTTGGAAATATAGTCCTTGGCGCCCATTTGAAGGGCATGAATGACATCCTGTTTTTTACCGGCGCCTGAAATGACAATCATGGGCAGATCCGGATCAGATTCATGGATGGTACGCATGACCTCAAGGCCGTCCATGACCGGCATTCGCAGATCCGTGATGACCATGTCCACGTTTTCCCGGAAAAAAAGATCCAGCCCCACATGCCCGTTTTCTGCCGTAAAAACCCGGTATCCCTCATCCTCGAATAGAAGACCCAGGCTTTCTCTGATGGAGATCTCATCGTCTATGATGAGAAGCGTTTCCTGGTGCATAGTTGTAATTTATTCACCCCGGATTGGGTTGAAATATTTTATTGAGAAAGAGTACTATACCAGAACCTGGAACAAATGTAAATCAAAGATCTTTAATTAATTGCACCATATCCCTGACTGCTGTGTCCATGCCTGTCATGACAGCCTTTGAGATGATGGCATGTCCGATGCTGTATTCAGTAATCTCCGGCAGTCCCTTAAACGCCTTGATTGAATGGTAGCAAATTCCATGTCCGGCATGAACGCCTAAGTTCAGGCGGGCACCGATTTTTGCCGCATCCACAATCCTTGTATATTCCCTTTCCTGATCATACGACGTTGTGGCATCGCAGAATGCGCCGGTATGGATTTCAATGGAATCGGCATCAATTTTGTGGGCCATTTTGATCTGGTCCAGGTCAGGGTCAATGAAAATGCAGACTTTGATTCCGGCATTTTGCAGAGTGATTATGGCCTGGCGGATGTGTTCCATATGGGTAATTACATCAAGTCCGCCTTCGGTGGTAATCTCTTCTCTTTTTTCAGGTACCAGGGTGACGGTTTCGGGTTTGATGTCCAGGGCAATGCCCAGCATTTCACTGGTGGCTGCCATTTCAAGTATCAACCGGGTTTTTATTGTCTGGGAAATCAGCCGGACATCTCGTTCCTGGATGTGGCGGCGGTCTTCCCGCAGATGTACCACAATGGCATCTGCCCCGGCGGTTTCCGCGGCCAGGGCCGCTTGAACCGGTTCCGGGAATTTGGCGCCTCTTGCCTGGCGCAGGGTTGCCACATGGTCTACATTTACTGCTAATTCAGCCATATTAATATCCTTTCATTCTTTTTAGAATGCGGTCAGATCGATATTTTTTTCTATGAGCCTGAGAAGTTCCAGGCTTTTTTCTTCCATTTCCAGGGCCTGCTTCTCACCCAATTCGTGGTCAAACCCAATCAGGTGAAGAATGCCGTGTATCAATAATTGAGAAATCCGCTCATCCGTGGAAATTCCTGCCGCTATGGCCTCGGCCTGTGCCGCATCAAGGGAGATCACCACATCCCCGAGAAGTCCCGGGGTGATCTCTGAAAATTCTCCCTCCTGCATGGGAAAGGAGAGCACATTGGTGGGGGCGTCTTTGCCCCGGTATGTCCGGTTCAAATCCCTGACCTGGGCATCATCCGTGATCACAATGGAAATTTCGTGGTTATCACAGCCCAAGGCGTTTAAGATCTGTTCGGTCTTTTTGTACAGGGGGGCTGTTGGCAGCCTCTCCTCTTGGCGGTTGTCTATCAGTATCTTTAGGTTTTCCATTCTTCTTATCCTGCTTTTTATCTTGAGGCTTGTCCGTGTACTCAATGCGGCTGTGATAAATAGAAGTTAAAATATTATTAAAACTTTTGGCGATCTGGTGCAGATCTTTCAGGGTCATTTCGCACTCTTCGAGCTGGCCGTCTGCAAATATGTCATTGATCAGCTCTGTTACACGGCCCTTTATTCTGGCTGGGGTAGGGCGCTCAAGTGCCCGGGTTGCGGCTTCTGCCACATCTGCGAGCATGACAATACCGGCCTCCCTTGTCTGGGGTTTGGGGCCCGGGTATCTGAAATCATCTTCATTAATGTTCTCATTTCCAGCTTTCCGGCTTTTGTTATAAAAATATTTTATCAGGGATGTGCCGTGGTGCTGGCTAATGCCCTCCACAATTTCATTGCCCAGTTTGTATTTTTTGGCCATTTCAACGCCTTTTTTAACATGGCCGATGAGAATCAATGCAGACATGGACGGGGAAAGCTTGTCATGGCGGTTCCGCCCGTCAGACTGATTTTCAATGAAATACATGGTTTTGTCCAGTTTGCCGATGTCATGATAATATGCCATGACCTTGGCCTTGAGACTGTCTGCATGGATGGCGGATGCGGCAGCTTCCGCAAGGGTTGCCACAATGACACTGTGATTGTAGGTGCCCGGGGCCTCGATCATTAATTTTTTGATCAGGGGCTGATCCAGATTTGAAAATTCCAGCAGTTTTGCCGCCGTGGTGTAATTGAACAGGACTTCGATTAACGGTGTGAAGCCCACTGTAAGAATGGCCGCAAATACACCGCCGCCAATGGCCATTGTTACCTGTTTAAGCAATGTTCCCCAGGGCAGTACCTGAGACGGCATGAAAAACCCCAAAGCAATGGCAAGGCATGCATTGAACAATGCCAGTTTGAACCCGGCAACAATGAAATGGTGACGTTCGTTGCGTTCCTTGATCCAGTAAGCCGCTGTGATACTGGACAGAAAAAAGAACAAAAAGACCTGGAACCCGCAGCCAAAGGATATGGTGCATAAACTGCAAAGCACCAAAGAAAAATACAGGGCAATGTCAAACCCCAGGAAAATGCAGGTGATCATGCCTGCGGCCGGCAAAGGTACCACCATATATATTGCTCTTGAGGCTATTTTACTGGACATTTCCGGATTTGAGGCGTGGGCAATATACACTGCGAGCTCGGTAAACCCGATATAAAGTAAAAGGCCCAGGGTCAGAAAGGTCATGTGTTTGTTCATGTCCTGGCCAAGCTTTGGATGATCTTTGAGGTAAAGGAAATAAACCACAAGAAGTAACAGGCTGGTGAACATACAGATTCCGATAATGGTCATGATGACATCTTTATCCTCGACCTGTTCACTTA
This genomic window contains:
- a CDS encoding HDIG domain-containing metalloprotein, translating into MKKANNQGWFKQTWQVLSSTPYLPPVLFLLVVGLFALAQTFDHTTESYVYKIGDVASRDIKAPKDFFIEDKATNLAKMDYAKTSIRTVYDFDANLLENITANITSAMHFGRQIFQPQENNQGIVPPDFLETSFSMALAFKPEFEKKLGIKISKGAFQILFNQKFSEEITGHLTAIIGTILTNGVVSNKEILLAEEEKGIILRTIQSHKERVIANLKVFYGPDQAKTMVRVVGQPILENVNYSLANLIVDICQRLLRPNITLNKNETEKRIREAQARIKPTLYQIKAGEMIIREGERVDELKLVKLNALSEQVEDKDVIMTIIGICMFTSLLLLVVYFLYLKDHPKLGQDMNKHMTFLTLGLLLYIGFTELAVYIAHASNPEMSSKIASRAIYMVVPLPAAGMITCIFLGFDIALYFSLVLCSLCTISFGCGFQVFLFFFLSSITAAYWIKERNERHHFIVAGFKLALFNACLAIALGFFMPSQVLPWGTLLKQVTMAIGGGVFAAILTVGFTPLIEVLFNYTTAAKLLEFSNLDQPLIKKLMIEAPGTYNHSVIVATLAEAAASAIHADSLKAKVMAYYHDIGKLDKTMYFIENQSDGRNRHDKLSPSMSALILIGHVKKGVEMAKKYKLGNEIVEGISQHHGTSLIKYFYNKSRKAGNENINEDDFRYPGPKPQTREAGIVMLADVAEAATRALERPTPARIKGRVTELINDIFADGQLEECEMTLKDLHQIAKSFNNILTSIYHSRIEYTDKPQDKKQDKKNGKPKDTDRQPPRGEAANSPPVQKDRTDLKRLGL